A region of the Salmo trutta chromosome 40, fSalTru1.1, whole genome shotgun sequence genome:
tacatctctccctctttctttctctccctctctcttgtctcCTCATACAGAACTACACAGGCTCTACTATAGGGTAACCGAAGAACAACAGTTACCCCCTCTGTGCCCTTTTTTGGCAATACAAGCAATACCATGGTAACCTAATAGTGATCCAATGATGATGAAACTCATGGTAACCCGATAAtaatctcctctctctttctccacagaGCAATACAAGCACCACTGGTTCCCCGACAGGCCATGCAAGGGCTCGGGCTACCGCTGCATCCGCATCAACCACAAGATGGATCCCCTGGTGGGGCAGGCAGGCCAGCGCATCGGCCTGACCATCAATCAGCTCTACCTGCTGCTGCCTAGTGAGCTCACCCTCTGGGTGGACCCCTTCGAGGTGTCCTACCGCATCGGCGAGGACGGCTCCATCTGCGTGCTCTACGAGTCCCAGCCGGTGGCCCCGGCGCCGTCGGGAGGCAGTGCGGTCACCTCGACCCCCATGGTGGACAGTCACATCAGCTGCAAGGAGGCGGCGGGGATGCTGGGCAGGACCAGCCCTTCCAAAGCCTACAACATGATGACTATGTCCAGCTAAGGGCTGCCACCCGTCACGTCGGGTCGTGGGTTTCGCCCTAGTTGGTCGATGGCGAACCTTTTTAAAGCTAAaaagaaatgaaatgaaaaagagaaaaaaaggagaAAAAGCAGAGGATGTGGCCTATCGTCCAGGTGAAACCTTGTGGGTTTGATATTTCTTTTCTCCTTCCTCGCTCCATAGtctgttatgttgtgttgtgggATCTACCAGAGGCTTTGTTTTTTTCCCCGCGGAGAGGGCTGTGTGGAGCGTGGAGCTGTTGGGGGCAGCTAAAACAAACCAAGAAACTGAACAGAGAAACAGCGCAGAGAAGGGGctgctttttgtttttgtttttttacacagGTCTATCAATGTtgactttgcactttcttctccaCGTGGTTACAATGGGTACCAtgtcaccaccacccccaccaccctctCAAAAGCTTCAAGGAACTGCTGTCAAGAACCATACCGTTGAATTTCAGCCTTTTATCTACTTCCTGTTGTTATTGGGTGTACTTCCTGTCTAGGAAGGAAGTTAAGGGGCTGAGGTCCGGACTGTGCCTGTTTCTAGGTCAGTCTCTGAGGAAACGCCCTAAGTAATTTTCTTCTAAATCCCAGTTTTTAGACCATAGGGCATTTTTTTTACCCCCAGAGGCTGCCCCATATACCAGCGTCGAGCTTTAGGAAGCCCCTCCCCCTCCATATGGAAGTGCAGTGGAATGCGCTGTGACACCTGTTGCTAAGGACAGTAGTGTGTCACAGCGCACCCCACCAACACCCCCAACCATGTATGTGTAGCTTTCTGGGGAGGGCTGGGTATCCCCTGGGTCCCCTCCCCTTCGATGAATGTTGGTTTGAAATTCACAATCAAGTTCTCGTTTTGTttatatccctccatccccaccctgacctttggccctcaccaaattcAAAGTGTAGCATAGGTGGCACTATATTTTCACCGAAATCTGGAtcgtttgttttggttgttgtggCCCTGTCAGAAGAAATGACATTGAATGCACTTTTGACATTTAGATTGTGTGGGATGTGTACTTCTAGAGAAAACCCTCTTCATTCCATTCGCTCCAATGTCGTCTTTCATGAGTTCCCCTCCTTTTCTTTTGTAAATTACTCATAGCTCTTATGTCAGGCTAGACCCCACTCTATAGAATTGGGGAGAGTAACTCTGAAGGTTTTTAAAAGATTTCACACTGTAAGCATTTCATTCAGATCCGTTCAGGTGTTGGTAGGTAGGTGCGGTTTGGTGTCGTGTCAGGTTAGGCGTCTGTTGTCCGTTTGTAAGGCACTTTTCtagaaagccccccccccccaatacacacacacatacagatggcAATTTGAGACACTTATAGAACTCTGATAGATCTCTCTACAGCTGTCGAGGGGAGCGTGAGTGTAGCCAAAGGGAAGTCTGTACGCCCCTGAATGTTTCTATCCAACTCAATCCCAATGGACTTGTCAGGCTTTCTCATCTGTTTTTGTTAGACTTTATTCTTGTCTTTGTGACTGAAGATGGGTCCAAGGCTTTCAACACCTCCTTTCTTCTGTGTCTCAGTTTGGATGAGGGGTGCGTTGCCAAACGTAGGACTGCAATGTTACACCTATGAGCCATTCTCTGGAGAACCGAGAGAGAACCAGCGTAATGTTAGCCAGCCTGGTTCGAGGTGCTGCTGGACCCTCTCTGGAGGTGTTCCTGTCAGGGCAGACAGACACAAGAAGCCCCTCTGGTGCCACATATCACCCCCAGCCTAGACACCTCCAGCCAGCTAACCAACTAGCCAGCCCCCTCCCCCAATAGCTGTACGGAGATAGCAGTAACACATATCATCTTTCCTCGCCCCAGGGGAGGGAATGGAGGTGGTGCGGGGGCCAGGGCCGGATACTCTCGTCCAGGGCAGCTACAATCCCTCCGGCCCCCTCTAAACTAACCTCCACCCATCCAACCCCCTCTTGGCGGTGGAGAGCAAAGCCAGCACATGCACTCAGCGCACTCCGTCTGCACTGGGAGCCCACATAGAGACAGGCAACAAAGAGGAGTCAAAGGATAGGAAGTGACGGTATACAGTCCAAGTTTCTTTGTTTCTTAGGCTGAGCACTGAAAGAGTTTACATGGGTGCAATAGGACGATGGTGGTGTCAGTCGTCCTATAGCTCACTCCTGGTTGGCCGCgccgcagacagacagacgttgtGACAGGCTGTGGGGTTTCGGGGCTTTTAGCCGCTAAGCTGGCCAGGCTGGGCACCAGCCCATCAGACCTACATGTGCTGCTTTAAGCACCCTAAGCACAGAGGATCATGGGCAATGGATCTGTGGTTGTTGATGCACTGCACACCCTATCCTCCCTCAtccactcccctcctcctcactgtcctccctccatttctcctgGTGCTCGTTCAGCAATCTGTGGAAAAAGCAGTGTCTCCACATGAGCCAGATGGACAGGTCTGAGAGAGTAGCCCAGAGCTTAGTTGTTGTGGTTGAAAACCAGCTTTTTAAAAACCTTGCAGCTCCACTATTGCTTCGATTATGCCAGCTATCGATGTTGTTATGAGATCGGTCTGTGTTTCGGACGTAGCAAGTTGTCCCTCTTTTTGCTAAATGTATTTTAAAGTTACAGAGGTAGCAtctcaccccccctccctttCACCCTAGTCTGATCTATCCCAATTTGAACAGACGTCATTTTTAGACCTACCAAAAAAGGAAACAAAGCCGAAATTGTTTGATCCCCTTCTCAACAGTAACACCACCACCAAAACAATTGGATTTAGTCCACAATATCGGATCTGTAAATGCATCCATTCAGCCTTTGCGCACATAGGTTTCAGAAACGTTGTGAAAAGTGTTTTTGAATAGTCGGAGGTCATAGCACATAAAATGCACTAAATATGTCAAGTTGAAGTTGTGACATTTTTGAGACGCGAGGAGTCTCTTCTGGAATGTATTACCAAACTCAGGCCTCGGACATTCAATAAAATACCCTTCTGGAAAAGTTGTGCATGTTAAGACGTGAAACGGGAAGGGAATAGTCGTCAATGATTCATCAATGATTTTTGAATTATTGCCACTTTCACATTTAGGGTGTTTTATATATTCTA
Encoded here:
- the LOC115180039 gene encoding protein BTG1, with product MHTLCARGTMKPEISAAVGFLSRFLRIKGHVNDRQLQSFSASLQDILSEQYKHHWFPDRPCKGSGYRCIRINHKMDPLVGQAGQRIGLTINQLYLLLPSELTLWVDPFEVSYRIGEDGSICVLYESQPVAPAPSGGSAVTSTPMVDSHISCKEAAGMLGRTSPSKAYNMMTMSS